In Rissa tridactyla isolate bRisTri1 chromosome 22, bRisTri1.patW.cur.20221130, whole genome shotgun sequence, a single genomic region encodes these proteins:
- the LOC128900719 gene encoding granzyme G-like, translating to MSLTSVVSWSLVSCYKTLLGAGRDPICSLTSEGSAEAENATMKHLQKLLLSLLLVTCPPGKAGYSWNRMVGGGGPGTRYTPYVAYLQGSNNQFCAGFLVAPNWVMTAAQCFKYKPLTVILGAHTVQRKEESWQIFEVQEYHCHPGFTNARKGNDILLLKLKGNATSNEYVRAISFEKSKVSSGTECCIAGWGHKATTAAYREATVTIVKQRDCLTYNPGLADNLICGRSGSAGVPEKHDAGDPLICNNKAYGIFSYRHNNWPGFYTHIAPYLPWINNVMK from the exons ATGAGTCTGACTTCTGTGGTTTCCTGGAGTCTGGTCTCATGCTATAAAACCTTGCTGGGAGCAGGAAGAGACCCTATCTGCAGCCTTACCTCCGAGGGATCCGCCGAAGCCGAGAACGCTACGATGAAGcacctgcagaagctgctgctctccctcctgctggtGACATGCCCCCCAGGCAAAGCCG GTTATTCCTGGAATCGGATGGTGGGAGGAGGTGGACCCGGGACCCGCTACACGCCCTACGTGGCCTACCTGCAAGGAAGCAACAACCAGTTCTGTGCAGGCTTCCTCGTGGCCCCGAACTGGGTGATGACCGCGGCTCAGTGCTTCAA ATACAAACCTCTGACCGTCATCCTTGGAGCCCACACAGtccagaggaaagaggaaagctgGCAAATATTCGAAGTCCAAGAGTACCACTGCCACCCAGGCTTCACGAATGCCAGGAAGGGAAATGACATCCTCTTGCTGAAG CTGAAAGGCAATGCCACCAGCAACGAATACGTCCGGgccatttcctttgaaaaatcaaaGGTCTCTAGCGGGACTGAGTGCTGCATAGCTGGCTGGGGCCACAAAGCAACCACGGCCGCGTATCGCGAAGCCACCGTCACCATCGTCAAACAAAGGGACTGCCTCACCTACAACCCCGGACTCGCTGACAACTTGATTTGTGGCCGCAGTGGATCCGCTGGGGTGCCCGAAAAG CACGATGCCGGGGATCCGCTTATCTGCAACAACAAAGCCTATGGCATCTTCTCCTATAGGCATAACAATTGGCCCGGTTTCTACACGCACATTGCTCCTTACCTTCCCTGGATCAACAACGTCATGAAGTGA
- the LOC128900724 gene encoding duodenase-1-like, translating to MAYLKLGTSSCGGFLVAPDWVMTAAHCTGNATVILGAHNILAPETTQQVRGVVRYHPHPEYDPNTVSNDIMLLKLTAKATLNDYVKTIPLPKTSSDLPTGTKCSIAGWGMIDNDQATNTLFETKVSIYSRRKCIRFYPHLSTGMVCAGSFHELRDSSQGDSGGPLVCKKVAQGVVSSGHNSPPGIYTRISNYLPWIKKIMKK from the exons ATGGCGTACCTGAAGTTAGGGACGTCATCCTGCGGAGGCTTCCTGGTGGCCCCTGACTGGGTGATGACAGCCGCACACTGCACGGG GAATGCCACAGTCATCCTGGGGGCTCACAACATCCTCGCACCAGAAACGACCCAGCAGGTCCGGGGAGTTGTCAGATACCACCCGCACCCGGAATACGACCCCAACACCGTGTCTAACGACATCATGCTGCTCAAG CTGACGGCGAAGGCCACACTCAATGACTACGTCAAGACCATTCCACTGCCCAAGACCAGCAGTGACCTCCCCACGGGCACCAAGTGCAGCATAGCCGGCTGGGGCATGATCGATAACGACCAGGCGACCAACACGCTCTTTGAAACCAAAGTCTCCATCTACAGCCGCAGGAAATGCATCCGCTTCTATCCGCATCTCAGCACCGGCATGGTCTGTGCCGGCAGCTTCCACGAGCTGAGGGATTCCAGCCAG GGAGATTCTGGCGGGCCCCTGGTATGCAAGAAGGTGGCACAAGGCGTCGTTTCCTCCGGGCACAACAGCCCGCCCGGCATCTACACCCGCATCTCCAACTACCTGCCCTGGAtcaaaaaaatcatgaagaagtag
- the S1PR4 gene encoding sphingosine 1-phosphate receptor 4 isoform X1, translating into MDGPEPSWLVNRSLPLPLGSAQYPELKLDLLDRKGSCLQLAAMRNVNIILQHYNFTGKLTNRQSGDEGMGLIRTTFVVISCIIILENLLVLLAILRCLRARRWVYSCIASITVSDLLAGIAYLSNLCLSGKKTFQLSPQLWFLREGILFIALAASTFSLLVTAIERYSAMVRPIAENEASKTLRLRALIISSWLLAFIIGLLPLLGWNCLCDFNACSVLLPLYSKNYILFSVVMFSIILLGIVGLYISIFQLVQASSKQTSSRHSRIRSMRLLKTVLMILSAFIICWSPLFVLLLFDVFCETQTCSHLHNLDWTLALAMLNSGINPVIYSLWSVEVRRAVGSLLCCCCVRVGLCKPGNCLVITDINSGSSTESSLRYRESFRSSVARNARPRAPLSSNSSMMSNLPSL; encoded by the coding sequence ATGGATGGTCCAGAGCCCAGCTGGCTGGTAAATCgctcccttccccttccactGGGCTCTGCTCAATATCCTGAGCTCAAACTTGACCTGCTCGACAGGAAAggttcctgcctgcagctggctgcCATGAGGAACGTGAACATCATCCTGCAGCACTACAACTTCACAGGCAAGCTGACCAACCGGCAGTCTGGGGATGAGGGCATGGGACTCATCCGCACAACCTTTGTCGTCATCAGCTGCATCATCATCCTGGAGAACCTGCTCGTGCTGCTGGCCATCCTGCGGTGTCTGCGAGCCCGCCGCTGGGTCTACTCCTGCATTGCCAGCATCACCGTGAGCGACCTGCTTGCAGGAATTGCCTATCTTTCTAATCTCTGCCTCTCGGGCAAGAAGACCTTCCAGCTTTCACCTCAGCTCTGGTTCCTGCGGGAAGGCATCCTCTTCATCGCACTGGCTGCCTCCACCTTCAGCTTGCTTGTGACCGCCATCGAGCGCTACAGTGCCATGGTAAGGCCAATCGCTGAGAATGAAGCCAGCAAGACCCTGCGCTTACGTGCCCTGATCATTTCTTCTTGGCTGCTGGCTTTCATCATCGgactgctcccactgctgggcTGGAACTGCCTGTGCGACTTCAATGCCTGCTCTGTCCTCCTGCCTCTGTACTCCAAGAACTACATCCTTTTCTCCGTAGTCATGTTCagcatcatcctcctggggatCGTCGGCCTCTACATCTCCATCTTCCAGCTGGTCCAGGCCAGCTCTAAGCAAACCAGCTCTCGGCACAGCCGCATACGGTCCATGCGCTTGCTCAAGACTGTGCTGATGATCCTGAGCGCCTTCATCATCTGCTGGAGCCCACTCTTTGTCCTGTTGCTCTTTGACGTCTTCTGTGAGACCCAGACCTGCTCACACCTCCACAACCTGGACTGGACCTTGGCTCTGGCCATGCTCAACTCGGGCATTAACCCCGTCATTTACTCCCTCTGGAGCGTGGAGGTGCGCCGCGCTGTGGGAAgcctcctgtgctgctgctgcgtcAGGGTTGGGCTTTGCAAGCCTGGGAACTGCCTGGTCATCACAGACATCAACTCTGGCTCGTCCACAGAGAGCTCCCTGCGTTACCGGGAAAGTTTCCGCAGCTCCGTAGCACGGAACGCCCGGCCCAGAGCACCTCTCTCCAGCAACTCCAGCATGATGAGCAACCTCCCCAGCCTCTGA
- the S1PR4 gene encoding sphingosine 1-phosphate receptor 4 isoform X2: MVQSPAGWKGSCLQLAAMRNVNIILQHYNFTGKLTNRQSGDEGMGLIRTTFVVISCIIILENLLVLLAILRCLRARRWVYSCIASITVSDLLAGIAYLSNLCLSGKKTFQLSPQLWFLREGILFIALAASTFSLLVTAIERYSAMVRPIAENEASKTLRLRALIISSWLLAFIIGLLPLLGWNCLCDFNACSVLLPLYSKNYILFSVVMFSIILLGIVGLYISIFQLVQASSKQTSSRHSRIRSMRLLKTVLMILSAFIICWSPLFVLLLFDVFCETQTCSHLHNLDWTLALAMLNSGINPVIYSLWSVEVRRAVGSLLCCCCVRVGLCKPGNCLVITDINSGSSTESSLRYRESFRSSVARNARPRAPLSSNSSMMSNLPSL, from the exons ATGGTCCAGAGCCCAGCTGGCTG GAAAggttcctgcctgcagctggctgcCATGAGGAACGTGAACATCATCCTGCAGCACTACAACTTCACAGGCAAGCTGACCAACCGGCAGTCTGGGGATGAGGGCATGGGACTCATCCGCACAACCTTTGTCGTCATCAGCTGCATCATCATCCTGGAGAACCTGCTCGTGCTGCTGGCCATCCTGCGGTGTCTGCGAGCCCGCCGCTGGGTCTACTCCTGCATTGCCAGCATCACCGTGAGCGACCTGCTTGCAGGAATTGCCTATCTTTCTAATCTCTGCCTCTCGGGCAAGAAGACCTTCCAGCTTTCACCTCAGCTCTGGTTCCTGCGGGAAGGCATCCTCTTCATCGCACTGGCTGCCTCCACCTTCAGCTTGCTTGTGACCGCCATCGAGCGCTACAGTGCCATGGTAAGGCCAATCGCTGAGAATGAAGCCAGCAAGACCCTGCGCTTACGTGCCCTGATCATTTCTTCTTGGCTGCTGGCTTTCATCATCGgactgctcccactgctgggcTGGAACTGCCTGTGCGACTTCAATGCCTGCTCTGTCCTCCTGCCTCTGTACTCCAAGAACTACATCCTTTTCTCCGTAGTCATGTTCagcatcatcctcctggggatCGTCGGCCTCTACATCTCCATCTTCCAGCTGGTCCAGGCCAGCTCTAAGCAAACCAGCTCTCGGCACAGCCGCATACGGTCCATGCGCTTGCTCAAGACTGTGCTGATGATCCTGAGCGCCTTCATCATCTGCTGGAGCCCACTCTTTGTCCTGTTGCTCTTTGACGTCTTCTGTGAGACCCAGACCTGCTCACACCTCCACAACCTGGACTGGACCTTGGCTCTGGCCATGCTCAACTCGGGCATTAACCCCGTCATTTACTCCCTCTGGAGCGTGGAGGTGCGCCGCGCTGTGGGAAgcctcctgtgctgctgctgcgtcAGGGTTGGGCTTTGCAAGCCTGGGAACTGCCTGGTCATCACAGACATCAACTCTGGCTCGTCCACAGAGAGCTCCCTGCGTTACCGGGAAAGTTTCCGCAGCTCCGTAGCACGGAACGCCCGGCCCAGAGCACCTCTCTCCAGCAACTCCAGCATGATGAGCAACCTCCCCAGCCTCTGA